In the genome of Flavobacterium panacagri, one region contains:
- a CDS encoding ribonucleoside triphosphate reductase encodes MEKYVIKRNGDYKPFEAYKIHDAIQKAFQSVNKTFDKKIYKIVLSGLEVKYSWPVEEIQDMIERVLFENGYFQTMRSFIIYRHTRKLQREHVNGLNDDTTFIDSTQTVEEYINQSDWRINANANISYSNAGLVSNTAGKVIANYWLDKIYNKEEGSAHRNGDIHIHDLDCLTGYCAGWSLRVLLNEGFNGVRGRVESRPPSHFREALGQMANFLGILQSEWAGAQAFSSFDTYLAPYVFKDQLTYDEVLKAVRSFVYNLNVPARWGQSPFTNITLDWNVPDDLKEQIPTKNDLHLFLNVTDENLIHEAQKRGVSKLENLKYTDFQTEMNLINKAYYTIMTEGDANGQPFTFPIPTVNITEDFDWNGENVDLLFENTAKIGSSYFQNFIGSQYLLDDDGNRIENPNAYKPNAVRSMCCRLQLDLRELLKRGNGLFGSAEMTGSIGVVTINMARLGYLHKGNIINLFAHLDELLTIAKSTLEKKRKFIQEMYDRGLYPYTQRYLKHFKNHFSTIGVNGMNEMVINFTEGKQNITDNSGIHFATEILDYIRLRMKEFQEETGNLYNLEATPAEGTTYRFAKEDKKRFPEILQAGHDKNIYYTNSSQIPVDYTEDPFEALLLQDELQCKYTGGTVLHLYMREKISSPEACKNFVKKVLTNFKLPYITVTPVFSICPIHGYLNGEHEYCPKCDEELLHANNQKHLAYENKNA; translated from the coding sequence ATGGAAAAATATGTCATCAAACGCAATGGAGATTATAAACCTTTTGAGGCTTATAAAATTCATGATGCGATTCAAAAAGCTTTTCAAAGTGTCAATAAAACTTTTGATAAAAAAATCTATAAAATTGTCCTTTCAGGTCTTGAGGTTAAGTATTCCTGGCCTGTAGAAGAAATTCAGGACATGATCGAAAGAGTGCTTTTTGAAAATGGCTATTTCCAAACCATGCGTTCGTTTATCATCTATCGACATACCAGAAAATTACAGCGGGAACATGTTAACGGTTTAAACGATGACACTACTTTCATAGACAGTACACAAACTGTTGAGGAATACATCAATCAGTCAGATTGGCGAATTAATGCCAATGCGAATATTTCGTATTCAAACGCGGGATTGGTCAGTAATACCGCTGGAAAAGTTATAGCCAATTACTGGCTGGATAAAATATACAATAAAGAAGAAGGATCTGCTCATAGGAATGGCGACATACATATCCATGATTTGGATTGTCTTACCGGATACTGCGCTGGGTGGAGCCTGCGCGTGCTCTTGAACGAAGGATTTAACGGCGTGCGCGGCCGTGTCGAGAGCAGACCTCCTTCTCATTTTAGAGAAGCATTGGGACAAATGGCTAATTTTTTAGGAATTTTGCAAAGCGAATGGGCAGGCGCTCAGGCTTTCAGTTCTTTTGATACTTACCTGGCTCCTTATGTTTTTAAAGATCAACTTACCTATGATGAGGTTTTAAAAGCCGTTAGAAGTTTTGTTTACAATCTGAATGTTCCAGCACGCTGGGGTCAGTCGCCTTTTACCAACATTACTTTGGACTGGAATGTACCAGATGATTTAAAAGAACAAATTCCAACGAAAAATGATCTGCATTTGTTTTTGAATGTTACTGATGAAAATCTGATTCACGAAGCCCAAAAAAGAGGCGTTTCTAAACTGGAAAACCTAAAGTATACTGATTTTCAAACAGAAATGAATCTCATCAATAAAGCATATTATACCATTATGACTGAAGGTGACGCCAACGGACAACCGTTTACCTTCCCTATTCCAACAGTTAATATCACAGAAGATTTTGACTGGAATGGCGAAAATGTTGATTTGTTGTTTGAAAACACGGCTAAAATTGGGTCGTCTTATTTTCAGAATTTTATTGGAAGCCAATATCTTTTGGATGATGACGGAAACCGAATTGAAAATCCCAACGCTTATAAACCAAACGCTGTAAGAAGTATGTGCTGTCGATTACAACTCGACTTAAGGGAATTATTAAAACGAGGCAATGGACTTTTTGGAAGTGCAGAAATGACGGGGAGCATTGGAGTTGTGACTATCAATATGGCACGTTTGGGTTATTTGCACAAAGGAAACATCATCAATTTATTTGCTCATTTAGATGAATTGCTCACTATTGCAAAATCGACTTTAGAGAAAAAAAGAAAGTTTATTCAGGAAATGTATGACCGTGGTTTATATCCGTATACACAGCGTTACTTAAAGCATTTTAAGAATCACTTTTCTACCATTGGCGTAAACGGAATGAACGAAATGGTAATTAATTTTACAGAAGGAAAACAGAATATAACTGACAATTCGGGAATTCATTTTGCTACTGAAATTCTGGATTACATCCGATTACGAATGAAAGAATTTCAGGAAGAAACCGGAAATCTATATAATCTAGAAGCGACACCAGCTGAAGGTACAACGTATCGTTTTGCAAAAGAAGACAAGAAACGTTTTCCAGAAATTTTACAAGCGGGACACGACAAGAACATTTATTATACCAATAGTTCACAAATTCCGGTAGATTATACCGAAGATCCTTTTGAAGCCTTATTGCTTCAGGATGAATTACAATGTAAATATACTGGTGGTACAGTTTTGCATCTTTATATGAGAGAAAAAATAAGCAGCCCTGAAGCCTGTAAAAACTTTGTCAAAAAGGTTTTAACCAACTTTAAACTGCCTTATATAACCGTAACACCAGTTTTCAGCATCTGCCCTATTCATGGGTATTTGAACGGAGAACACGAATACTGTCCAAAATGCGACGAAGAATTACTGCATGCCAACAACCAAAAACATTTAGCTTATGAAAACAAAAACGCATAA
- a CDS encoding anaerobic ribonucleoside-triphosphate reductase activating protein, with the protein MNTNSVHISKKQLSTKGIFSLTPFTLLDYPHKTACIVWFAGCNMRCLYCYNPEIVLGKGKMDFDSILSFLKTRKGLLDGVVLSGGECTLSKNIISFIKEIKTMGFAVKIDTNGSNPKILNSLIHNQLIDYVALDYKSLPHTFKKITQSGLFSQFEESLKLLIRSTIPFEIRTTFHSSLITENDFVQMIEYLETQNFEGNYYVQHFMNNVPTLSKLNDSHKEIRVKNYSTSKIKVVFRE; encoded by the coding sequence GTGAACACCAACAGCGTACACATTTCGAAGAAGCAATTATCTACTAAAGGAATATTTAGCCTCACGCCTTTTACTTTATTAGATTATCCGCATAAAACGGCCTGCATTGTGTGGTTTGCAGGCTGTAACATGCGGTGTTTATACTGCTATAATCCAGAGATTGTTTTGGGAAAAGGAAAAATGGATTTTGACTCCATCCTTTCTTTCCTTAAAACCCGAAAAGGATTATTGGATGGCGTGGTATTGAGCGGCGGAGAGTGTACGCTTTCTAAAAATATTATTTCTTTTATCAAAGAAATCAAAACAATGGGATTTGCTGTTAAAATAGATACTAACGGCTCTAACCCAAAAATACTGAACAGCCTGATTCATAATCAATTAATTGATTATGTCGCGTTAGATTATAAAAGTCTTCCTCATACCTTTAAAAAAATAACGCAGTCAGGCTTATTTTCTCAATTTGAAGAAAGTCTGAAACTTTTAATTCGGTCTACTATTCCGTTTGAAATTCGGACTACTTTTCATTCTTCCTTAATTACAGAAAATGATTTTGTTCAAATGATTGAATACCTCGAAACACAAAATTTTGAAGGCAATTATTATGTGCAGCATTTTATGAATAATGTGCCAACGCTTTCAAAATTAAATGATTCCCATAAAGAAATAAGAGTAAAGAATTATTCTACCTCAAAAATAAAAGTTGTTTTTAGGGAATGA
- the ric gene encoding iron-sulfur cluster repair di-iron protein: MKLTNKTTIGEIVADDFRTAAIFTKYHIDFCCKGYRTIEEVCKKRDIEQNELIEHIEKARNSSANQSFDYKSWPADMIADYITKTHHRYIEEKAPIIIQYLTKLCGVHGAIHPELHEIHTIFSKSALDLTAHMKREELVVFPFIKKMKAAQNKGTSFDLPPFFSIENPITSLREDHITEGQRFKRIAALTNNYTPPVESCTTYKAAFAMLEEFDKDLKKHIHMENNILFPKAIELEKTFEKVS; the protein is encoded by the coding sequence ATGAAACTAACAAATAAAACCACGATTGGCGAAATTGTAGCAGATGATTTTAGAACAGCGGCAATTTTCACAAAATACCACATCGATTTTTGCTGTAAAGGATATCGAACCATTGAGGAAGTCTGTAAAAAAAGAGACATTGAGCAAAATGAACTTATCGAACATATCGAAAAAGCCAGAAACAGTTCTGCCAACCAGTCCTTTGATTACAAATCATGGCCAGCAGATATGATTGCGGATTATATTACCAAAACGCATCATCGATATATTGAAGAAAAAGCACCGATCATTATTCAATATTTAACCAAATTGTGCGGTGTTCACGGTGCTATTCATCCAGAACTGCATGAAATACATACTATTTTCTCTAAATCGGCTTTGGATTTGACGGCTCATATGAAAAGGGAAGAATTGGTAGTTTTTCCTTTCATTAAAAAAATGAAAGCAGCTCAGAATAAAGGAACTTCGTTTGACTTACCACCATTTTTCAGTATCGAAAATCCGATAACAAGCTTAAGAGAAGATCATATTACCGAAGGACAGCGTTTCAAAAGAATTGCCGCTTTAACCAACAATTATACGCCACCGGTTGAATCGTGTACAACTTACAAAGCTGCTTTTGCCATGCTCGAAGAATTTGATAAAGATTTGAAAAAACACATTCACATGGAGAATAATATTTTATTCCCTAAAGCAATCGAACTCGAAAAAACTTTTGAAAAAGTGTCATAA
- the nadB gene encoding L-aspartate oxidase, whose amino-acid sequence MLTTDILIIGSGISGLFFAMKTAQKRPDLSIVIMTKEAARNTNTQLAQGGIAVVTDLIKDSFNKHIHDTLRSGGGLCDRDIVNMVITQAPERLKELIEIGTSFDKDEKGRWNLGLEGGHSQHRILHHKDSSGLEIERKLLKIIKKMPNIEIWENHMVIDLNTETKKNKTTCTGAFFYDKKQNRIKYIRTRTTVLSTGGCGQLFENTTNPKIATGDGLAMAARAGAEIADMQYIQFHPTALYASKENPLFLISEAVRGFGAHIVNEDGKRFLFKYDIRGELATRDMVSNAISKELLLSGKDHVYLDCRHLNKAEFYSNFPIIAAHCNEFGIQPEKDLIPVVPAAHYQCGGIKVDQNGATAIPNLYAIGECARTGLHGKNRLASNSLLEALVFAHQASENVDRTIAGFLFSNRILIPKFPKAHQVDDYLAFEILKKELQKLVTAFYTSEERDADLAFEKIKELHNYAVSLTQTHEITIPFIEFSNMIAVSLIIVKQCKASNKEMC is encoded by the coding sequence ATGCTTACAACAGATATATTAATCATCGGTTCAGGTATTTCGGGATTATTTTTCGCCATGAAAACGGCTCAAAAACGCCCAGATTTATCTATTGTTATAATGACTAAAGAAGCAGCCAGAAATACTAATACACAGCTTGCACAAGGCGGTATTGCGGTGGTGACAGATCTTATAAAAGATAGTTTTAACAAACATATACATGATACGCTTCGTTCTGGTGGCGGACTTTGTGATAGAGACATCGTTAATATGGTCATTACGCAAGCTCCAGAAAGACTTAAGGAATTAATCGAAATTGGAACTTCATTTGACAAAGATGAAAAAGGCCGATGGAATTTAGGTCTGGAAGGCGGGCATTCACAACATAGAATACTACATCATAAAGACAGTTCCGGATTGGAAATTGAGCGTAAACTGCTCAAAATAATCAAGAAAATGCCAAACATAGAAATTTGGGAAAATCATATGGTTATTGACTTGAATACCGAAACCAAGAAAAATAAAACAACTTGCACCGGAGCTTTCTTTTATGATAAAAAACAGAATAGAATAAAATACATCAGAACCAGAACCACTGTTTTAAGTACAGGTGGATGCGGCCAGCTTTTTGAAAATACTACCAATCCTAAAATTGCTACTGGCGACGGACTTGCAATGGCGGCACGTGCAGGAGCAGAAATCGCGGATATGCAGTATATACAGTTTCATCCAACAGCTTTATATGCGAGTAAAGAGAATCCATTATTTTTAATCTCTGAAGCCGTAAGAGGTTTTGGTGCACATATTGTAAACGAAGATGGAAAAAGATTCTTGTTTAAATATGATATTCGAGGCGAATTGGCGACACGAGATATGGTATCCAATGCCATCAGCAAAGAACTTCTATTGAGCGGAAAAGATCATGTTTACTTGGATTGCAGGCATTTAAATAAAGCTGAATTCTACTCTAATTTTCCAATAATTGCAGCACACTGTAATGAATTTGGAATACAACCTGAAAAAGATTTAATCCCAGTTGTTCCTGCAGCGCATTACCAATGTGGCGGTATCAAAGTAGATCAAAATGGAGCAACCGCAATTCCAAATCTATATGCTATTGGTGAATGTGCTAGAACGGGACTTCATGGTAAAAACCGCTTGGCTTCCAATTCACTTTTAGAAGCTTTAGTATTTGCGCATCAAGCATCAGAAAATGTTGACAGAACGATTGCTGGATTTCTATTTTCAAACAGAATCTTAATTCCAAAGTTTCCAAAAGCACATCAAGTTGATGATTATCTAGCTTTTGAAATACTAAAAAAAGAATTACAAAAACTCGTTACAGCTTTTTATACCAGCGAAGAACGAGATGCCGATTTGGCTTTTGAAAAAATAAAAGAGCTTCATAATTACGCCGTGTCACTTACACAAACACACGAAATTACCATTCCGTTTATAGAATTTTCAAATATGATTGCGGTGTCTTTAATTATCGTTAAACAATGCAAGGCATCAAACAAAGAAATGTGCTGA
- the nrdD gene encoding anaerobic ribonucleoside-triphosphate reductase translates to MKTKTHKILTENNSKRSKCLVYTRVMGYHRPVESFNIGKKGEHQQRTHFEEAIIY, encoded by the coding sequence ATGAAAACAAAAACGCATAAAATACTAACAGAGAACAACAGCAAAAGAAGCAAGTGTCTTGTTTACACGCGAGTAATGGGTTATCACAGACCCGTAGAAAGTTTTAACATAGGAAAAAAAGGTGAACACCAACAGCGTACACATTTCGAAGAAGCAATTATCTACTAA
- a CDS encoding copper resistance protein CopD: MTLHHFILTIHLLAATVWVGGHLLLSIGYLPKALKKKDPKIILNFEKKFEALGMSSLALLIVTGIWMAYDFGVTIETWFDFSGGFETVISTKLVLLFCTFVCAICAQLYFIPNLDKYNIKIMAFIILTVTLIGVAMLVLGSTLRYGGI, translated from the coding sequence ATGACTTTACATCATTTTATATTAACTATTCATCTTTTGGCTGCGACAGTTTGGGTTGGCGGTCATTTACTTTTAAGTATCGGTTATCTTCCAAAAGCTTTAAAGAAAAAAGACCCAAAAATTATTCTAAATTTTGAAAAGAAATTTGAAGCTCTCGGAATGTCTTCTTTGGCTTTATTGATTGTAACAGGAATCTGGATGGCCTACGATTTTGGTGTTACTATCGAAACCTGGTTTGATTTTTCAGGTGGTTTCGAAACTGTAATTTCAACCAAACTAGTACTGTTATTCTGTACTTTCGTTTGTGCTATTTGTGCACAATTGTATTTTATTCCAAATCTTGATAAATACAATATCAAGATAATGGCATTTATTATTTTAACCGTTACTTTAATTGGAGTTGCGATGCTGGTTTTGGGATCTACGCTGCGTTATGGCGGGATTTGA